The bacterium genome includes the window CAGATAGGGTTAGTGTAGCGTTTTCTATATCCTTGTTTTTAAGGTTTGCTATTGTGTTTATGGCAGAAAGTGTTCCCCCTGACATATAGATTCTGCTTTTAGGATTTGCCTCAAGGTCTCCTAGTATGCCCTCTATCTTGATGCTTCGGTTAAATATTGTTCTCTCTCCCTCATTGTCTATTGCGGTAATACCCAAGATATAGTTTCCATCAAGTGCCTGGTCAGGGATTATAAGCCTTATGGATGTTTCACTTCCTGGCCAAAGGTATATGGAGGTTTGGGTTTCAAATATGCTCATATTCCTGCTATCAATTACCTTTGAATAAACTGTATAAGAGCCATCTACGCCGCCTATGTTTTTCAGGGTAAAGCTATTAGAAGAAAAATCCTGTAGGATTAGCTTTTCAGGAGGGATAAAGAATTCATAGGATTTTACAAAGGTCTCACTACCCATTGTAAGGGAAAGATAGACCTTGTGCTTTCCATCTTTGACTGTGTCTGGAATATAGGGGCTATAGCCAATTGTATTTTGTGAGCCAGGGTATAAAACAAAGGTATTGGTTTCTGTAAAATTGCAATCAGGGATGCTTAAAACCAAGCTTAAGTCTTGCTTGAAATTGCCTGTGTTTATGATGCTTGAGGTTGCTTTTATACTTTCCCTTATTGAGTAAAATGGCTGGTCAAATTCACATTTTATAATATTTTGATTTTTAATCTCAATCTGTCCTGATACATCCTTTACCCCATTTTTTATAAAATAAAAGAGCTTGTAGGTTTCAAAGAATTTAATGGGCTGGATGGGGATATTTGTTATTATTGTTGCTTCTTGTCCAGAGCTTATTGTTCCAATAGAAGTTGATGTCTCAAATAGCTTTCCCTTTGTATCAGAAAGGATAAGGCTTAAACTTCCAGGTGGAATCTCATAGCCATAGCTTTCGATATTAAAGGATACGCTATTGGTTGTTCCCCAAAAGTTTGGCAATATTGGCTTAACAAGAAGGGATGCAGGAGGAACCTTAAAGGTTGCAAAGGATTCACAGACCCTTTCCTCATTTACATAGGCAAATGCCTTGACAACAGAAATTCCACCCATACTTTTTTCTGGCACGGTGAATGTAGCAATTTCTGTTAAAGAGCCTAAGGGACGAAGGGAAAGCTCAAATGTTTTATTAAGTCCAGCCAGGATGCAGGAAAGATTGACCCGGACATTGTATTGTGCATTCTTTCGATTAAAAACCAAAAGGGTAATTGTTCCCCCTTCTTTTCTTTCATATTCATCCTTTGAGGTAGTAAGCTCCATACCAATGGTTGGTTTAATTACCTGTCCTCCCAGAGACTGAACACCAATATTGGTATGAAGCCAAAACCTCCAGACACTATAATGGCTTGTAATTCTAACCCTAATGTATGTCTCTGTGCTCGTATTTGCCGGGACAAAGACAGGGCCAAACCCTCCACTTGAGTGAAGGGGAATAAACCAATTCCCCGTTATTGTTCCGCCTACATTTGTATTATTGTAGATAATCACCTTAAATTCAACATCGCTGTCGGCGATAAGTTCCTCCCCTGGGGTTGAAACAGAAAGGGAAAAACCTGGGGTTGGCTTCGCTCCTTCATAAGGTTTAGCCACGGCAAACCTTTCTGCCTGGATTTCCTTTTGGATTGGGTTGTTGCTGTTGTCTAAAAGGGTATAGGCAATGGTGTAGATGCCTAATGTGTCAGGCAAGGTGTAATTAAAGGTGTAGGTGGAAAAGGAATTTGAAGGGATTGAAGATGGAAGACTGGAGATGGAAGATGTTGAAAAAGATTTGTCGGGATTTAGGATGGTAATTTGGACATTTTTAGCGGTTTGGGTGGAAAGATTAGCCAATGTAATAGAAAGTTCTGTTTGGCTTCCTTGGGAAAACTCAGGGATTTTTTCTTCGGGTTTTTTTGCCCAGGTTATTATATCCCTGATTAAGGCAATTTCATCAGATGAGATATGGCTATATGAGAACCCCTGGTCTGAATAAAGGGTTGAGGCAATTACCATTCCCTTGCCAAAAGGGTACATAAGCATTGCCGGCAATTTGTTCTTTGTCCTCATTAAAAGAATAGTAGTTGAGCCTGGCCAGGCGGTAAAATAGCCATCAATGTTTGCAGTTACATAAAGCCCTGGCTGACTAGAAAACATTGGATGGGGTGTTTCAATGTATGCGGCATTTGTCCAGCAGGATTGGTCCTCCCTCCAGCCAGCCCCTTCTACCTTACCTGTGGGAAGGCAGCTAAATTCATAGCCCCTTTGCTGGAAAAAGCAAATAATTGTTCCACCCTCACTTGCATACCTTGCTAGGCCTTCTCTAAAAATAGATGAGCCTTCAAGCCCATAAAGCCCTCCGCTTGGGATAATAAGAATGGGATGGTCTCTTGCTGTGCCAGAGGGAAGGCTAGAATGAATGGCATAAGGCTCTTTTATCTTTTCCAAAAGCAAAGCCATCTGGTCATAATAGCCATTCTGCAAGATGGCTACCAGTGCATACCCGGATGGATGAAGCCGCACTCCATCAACCGTAGAGACATCCACGGTATCATCTGGCCTGTCTCCTCCAGCGTAGGAATTTCCCCTTGGTTGTGGATGCCCAGGACCACACCCATCTCTAGCCATAGCAATTTGAGAAAATGCCGTCAACCCAATCATAAAAAATAGATATATTTTTTTCATTTTTATCTGCATAATAGGTTTATCATCCTATTTCTTGCGGCAATTCTATCAAACACACTACTCCCTGGCTCTGTTCTTATCCTGTCTGCATTTTCATACCTTTGTTCAAATGTCCAGCTTTGGCACTCCTGTATGATATTTCCTGTAGCAATACCTTCTACAATACCTTCTACAGTCCTTTGCGAGATTGTAGTGGATTGTATTGGTATATCAACATCGGCATGAACTATTGTAGCTGAAACCCCTAATCCTGCACCTACCCTGATACCATTGGGAATTGGAATGGGTATCCCAAAAATATTCACATGGGTTAAAGGAATAGCGAAATCAACCTTAAGGAGGGCTGCTACACCAAGATTTAAAGTAGCATCATTCTTGCCAAAGAGCTCGTCTATGCCTCCATTTACACATACACCCGCTTGAGGAATGCCAACATTGGCATAAATTGATGGTTCCACAAATCCTCCTTCTCCACTAAAGTCATAACCTATATCTGTTTGTCCAGCAAGACCCCCACCCACATTCCACCCTGCTTCCCCTCCACCAAGTATCCTTGCAAGACCGTCAGGGTCAATAAAGAGTAAGGGATTATTCCCTACATAATCATAGTAATTCCTGTTATAAAACCCAAATGCCCTGCCATTCACCACCCTATTTTCAATAGAAAATTTCTCTATTCTTTCTTTTAAAAAGACATAATCCATTGGCTCTTTTTGCAAAAATCTTCCTATTTCAGGGTCATAGTGCCTTGCCTTCATATAATAAAGCCCTATTTCAGAATCAAACTGGGCTCCTGTAAAAAGTAAAGAAGGCTCTATTTCCCCTCTTTTGCTTCTTACCCTTCCAAAAGGCTCATAACTTAAAGATGCAATCTGGTTTCCATTTTGGTCTATTAAACCGATAATATTACCAATAAGGTCGCTTAAGAAATAAGTAGTGGCTGTTCCTCTCTTCATACCAATAGCTTCATTTCTAGCACCAAGGATATAACTTGTTTTTAGATTACCAGAATCATCATATTCACCAAGCAATCTCTTTCTGTTCCAAAGATATGTTATTGTCTCAGTGCCTGTCATTTTTCTTATCCGATAGCCCAGGGGAGAATAGGTATAGGAACCTATGTTATCATTTAAACAAAAAACTCCTGTCAATCTATTACCATAATCATAGCTATAGGTGGTTGTTGAAAAATCACTGGTCTTCTTTATCATATTGCCATTGTTATCATAGACATAAGATGTAATCCCTGCCTTAATGAGTCTTTCTGCATTATCATAAGTATAGTCTATCCCATTCATAGAAAGGCGATTTCCAACCTTATCATAGGTATAGGCAGTGTTTGTTCCTGAGGGCGTAACTTCTCTGATTAACCTATTGAGCTTATCATATTCATAAAAAAATCTTCCCTCGGGTGTTGTCATACTCAAGACATTACCATTTCTGTCATATGTGTAATTATAAAATGAGATAGTTTTATTATCAGGCTTTTTATAAACAATGGAGGTTATTTGGGAAAGGGCATTATAACTATACTCACAAAATACACCATTTGGATAAGTCATCTTTGTTCTTCTGCCAAGAGAGTCATAAGAATAGTTTATCTTACCATCCTCATTTGAAATAGAGGTTGTCCTGTTTAGAGCATCGTAGGTATAGTTTATTACTCCCTTGCCTTCTTCCCTCAAGGTCCCAAGGTTATTCAAACTATCATAACTATAGTTAAGCTTTTTTGTGAAAGAACCATAATTATAGATTAAGGTAGTCATTCTATCAAGGTTATCATAGGTCATACTACCTGAAAGGCCTAAAGAGGAAAAATCAATAAGATTTCCATTATTATCATAGCCCATTTTCAGAGAAGAATCTGGATATTCCGCCCTAACCATTTGGTTGAAATCATCGTATATATAAGATATTTTTAAACCCATGGCATCCTTCTTCTCTATCAGGTTTCCAATCACATCATAGGTATAATAAATGGTATTTCCCAGTGGGTTTTTCATCTCTATAAGACGGTCTACAGAATCATAGGTATAGTTTATACTATGACCATTAGCATTGGTTAGCGAGATGAAATTTCCCATCTTATCATAGGTATATTTACTTTCTCCTCCATTTTCATCGCATACCTTAATCAATCTTCCAAGTTTATCATAGGTATATTCTGTAGAATTTCCACAAGCATCAATTGTCTTTGTCAAGTTTCCTGATGGGTCATATCCATACCTAATTATTCCTCCTTGAGGATTATTCACTTGGGTTCTTCTTCTATTTTTATCATAGGAGTAAGAAAAGACATTACCTGCTGGGTCAGTAAGTGATACAAGATTACCTATTTTATCATAACTATATCGTAAGACTGCCCCTTCCCGGCCTGTTATCTTAATAAGCCTATCTGAGGCATCATATTCAAAAAAGATTGTTCTATTTAATGGGTCTGTTATTGAAACAAGATTTCCTCTACCATCATAAGTATATTTGGTTAGATTACTTAAACCATCCTTTACCTCTGTAAGCTTATTTGCATTATTGTAAGTAAAATCTGTGGTTACCTTATTTGGATTAGTAAAAGAGGTTAGCCTTCCAACCTGGTCATAGCTAAAAGTTGCTGTCCTACTTCCTATTTTAATCTGGGTCAGTTCCCCATAATCGTTATATGAATATTCTGCCTCCTTCTTTCTTGTATTTATTATCTTTATTGGTTTTCCAAAGCTGTTATAAATTGTAGTGGTAAAGTTTTTATCAGGATATTCAATCTTTACGCTAGAACTTCCATCATAGGTAAGATTAGTAATGCCTCCCTTTGGGTCTATTATCCTTGAGAGCCGATTATACACCTTCTCATACTCATATTTCCAAACTACCCCTTCTGGACCGCTTCTCTGGGTAAGATTGCCTCTATCATCATAGGTATATTCCCAGTAAGCACCATTTGGGTATATAATTTTTTCAATCAGCTTTCTCTTATTACGATATATCTCTTTTTTGTTTCCCTCTGCATCAGTAATAACCATTCGTTTTGCATTATCTCCATAATATCCAGGCTTATAGCAGTGAACTATCTTATTGCCTAATACATCTTGTATAGTGGTAATCATACCTGAGTTTATTTCTCCTATATCTTCATATATATCTTCATAAAAAAATGATGTATCCTCCTTTGATGGACCCTTTAATCTAACAACCCTTTTATTGAGGTCATAGGAAATTTTTAAAGAGGCTCCTTCTTTGATAATACTCTTAATATTATGTTCAGTGTCATAAAGAAAAGATGTCTTTCTACCCAAAATATCCATTACCTCTATTAAATTGTCTTGGTAGTCATATTTAAAACTTACTGACCTTCCAGTATGGTCTTTAACTCTACTTATCTTGTCTTTAGCTGTATAGGTAAAGGAAAAACCCCTTTTAGTTGTTTCGTCCTGCACTTTTATCAGCCTATTTAGATAGTCATAAAAGAAGGATATTTTATTTTCAAATCTATCCTTTATCATAGAAAGCTTATAGATACCCCGTTTTTCCAATCTTTCAGAAAAGGAGGTAATCTCTACACCCCCCTCCTTTAAAATTCTTTGGTAATTGGAAACATTTGGTATCTTCTCAAGCTCCGCAGGTTTTTCAAAAAAATATTTTGTCCCATCATTATAGATCATTATAAAACCATTATCACTTTTTGTAATTTTAATATCTTCTCCATAAATGCTTATAAAACCCTCTCCTTCTTTCCTAAATTCCAAGCCCTTACCATTTCCTCCAATTAATTCAAGCTTGCAAGGAAGGCTTTCTGAACAAACAGTGGTAACTCCTTTAACCATTGTTATAATTTTTCTTTCTTCCGGTGGTCTATATTTTAAATTCATATCCCAGAGTGTATGCCAGCCCCAACCAAGAATACCGTTGCTTTCACTCTGATTATTATATAAACGAGCAAAGTACAGGTCTATTTCCACTCCCGGTATCATAAGATCCGTATATCCCAAGTTCAGAGACCCATTGCTTGTATCAACAAGGTCAATATGCTCCTGTGAGAATAAGAACGGGCTAAATAATACCAAAGAGCCAAATACCAAAAGCCCAAAAATCAATAGCCTTTTACCCTCTGTTAAATACCCAATTATTCTTTCTATCATTTGTCTTTCTAATTTAAATTTAATCATTTTATACTCCTATAGCTATTTCTCTCATTTTGTCTTGCAGGATAGGTAGTTTTTTAGAAAAACTATTTACATCCTCTACTACCCTGTCTACTAACCTATCAAGGTTTTCAGCTATGACACCCTCAATAAATTCCCTGCCACATCCTGAACAAACCCTCGCTGGCACATTCTTTACTACAACCCTAATTTTATCCAGGTAATAATCCATCTCTACCCTTCCTACAATTACATCCCTCTTACATTCTGGACATTTTAAGTTATTCATTGTTTTTTAATCCTCCTTGTTTGTAATTTTATTTTGTCGTTTTATTCTTTTTCCTGTCCTTAAAATTTCCCCTGCATAAGGATTCGTTTTATCAAAGTCAGATTTTCTAATTGGATGAGGTTCTATCCGTGTATCAATCCTTCGTCCTAATTTCATTAGTCTAAATTGAGCCTCAAAAATATCAGGTAGCCATTCTTTGGCAACAATGGCTAAGTCTATATCGCTATCTTCTTTTGAATTTCCCTTAGCATAGGAGCCATAAAGATAAACCTGCTCAAACGAAATATTATTTTGCTGAAGAAGGTCAAGATATTTAATAATGGTTTTCATAATTATTTTAGAATCTGTTCCACAAGCCATAAATGCAACCTCCTTATCTTACTAATATTGGTTTCTGCATATTTTTTTGTGCACTTTTTATAGAATTCCAGTTTATAATCTGGGTATCTAACATTGATATTAAATGTAGTTATGAGCAAAAGGTCATCCTTTTGTTCCTCATTTAAGGATAAATCCGTCTTCTCTGCTAATCTAAGTAAATGATGTATCAAAGGTGGATTATCGGACACAGTTTTTACATAATATGCCTTCAACAATTTTTCAATAACCAGGTGCCCGATGAACAAAGCCCATGAATAGTCTTCACTTTTGAGCAGATTTTCCATTGTCTTGAAATCTGCATCTGATGAACCAACCCAATATTCAATCAATTCCTTTTTTGTCATAATCTTACCCCTTTGTTATCCTCAATGTCATCAGGTTAAGTTTAGAATATCTATCCTCTTCTATGCAATAAAAAGAAAGCCCTTTGGAAAGGTTATCTGTCCCTTCCTCTGGAAGCTGGTCATTTAAGAGAAGCCAGCATCCTGCATCTGTCTTCAAATACCCTCTTGCTAATAGGCTATGTTTTATTCCCCCTGCCTCAACAGTCAAAACAGCCAATCTTTTCCTGTCTATTTCATCCTTTAAACATTTAAAACTATAAGGGAAAATTTGTCCCTGTGCAGAATAACCATAAGATTTAAGAAGCCTCTTTGTTGTCTTTATAGGTTCACAATCGCAGCCTGCTTTAGAGAACTTATCAGCTATCTTTTCAAAACTAGAATCCAGATTTATAATTCCCTTTCTCTGATAATAGGCAAGCAAAGAGCTTATACTTGTGGTTATGTCTGATATATAGAGCCTATAAGTAGGAAATGGGATAATTTTAGAGATAATAGGTGTGTTAAGTGGGCTTTGTTTAGGGTTTAGTGAAATTTGTTTAAGGTATGGGGAAAGCATTGAATCAATTATCTTATTTGTCCTCATATCAATGGTTATTTTGCCTGTTGTCCTGTTGTTTTCTATCACTGGAAACCGGACAAGATAGAGTGATATACCAAGCCAGATAAATCGTGGATTTCCCAATTTTTCTTCCTTGTTTATACAGCCTTCTGCCCTTTCTCTTAATGGTTCTATATTCCATTTGTGTGGAGGTCTCAAGGTTGAGAATTCTTGAATAATGCCATCTGATGAAACCATTATAAACCCTAAATTTTTATTCTTCTTTTCAACTTCAAAACATAAAACAGAAGGTTCAAGTTGCTGGTTGTAATAAATAACAAAACCTTTTGGCTTTGCCCCTCGCCAGTTAAGAATAACCCTTTTATTGCCAACCATATTTATAAAATCCTCTGCTATTGATGCAAATCTCTTTTCTAAAGAATAATCTTTCTTTGCAATTGCTGTAGTAGCAATTAAGCTCATTATAAAAAATAACAGGTATATCTTTTTTCTTTTAAACCCCTTCATTTCCATTTTCAAGACCCAATATAAATCTTTCTATATCATTTAAGTCATCCTCAAGGCTATCAAACATAATAATCCCTTCATGAAAGCCATCTATGTGTAGACTATGCCTCATACTATCATAAAATTTCTCTTCTTTCCTTCCTGCAAGTTTATGTATAAAAAACCTCCTTCCCCTCTCGCTCAAGGGAAGCTCCTCTATTTTTTTGCCTTTTTTGACAAATAGGGCATTAAAAGCCTTTACTAATGCAAGGTATCCCTTTTCTGCTGCTTGCCTTGCTGTCATTTCATCTTGCTCCTTCTTCGCCTCTTTTAGTTCATCAAAGGCAAAAAGCAAAATCTCTTGAGCCTCTTCTACAATGGATTCAAATTTGCTCATAACCTGCTCTATTCCTAAACTCTCTTAATCTTTTTCTGTATGTTCGGTATCTATCTGCATCTGGTTTGCAACCTTTTGTATTATCTTAACTTGAACCATTCACCTTATCTCCTAAAAATCTTTACCTTAATTTTGCATTTTTCGTTTTGCATTTTGCATTTATTTCACCACCCCAATCTTTCCAATTTTTTTCCAATTATTCCCCTTTGCAAAATAAATATAGACACCAGACGCTACCTTTTTACCATCATTGTTTGTAAGATACCATTTGTTATCATTCTCAATTGTCTTTACCAATTCACCTGCAATTGTGTAGATGTCTATTCTGCATTGGACTGGTAAAGCATCAAATTCAAAGATTACCTCCTTATATTGCTTGCAGGGATTGGGGTATACATATTTTAAAGGTGCATCCATTGCATCACTTAAAGGCATTAAGCCAAAGATAGAGAATGATGAGGTAGTCACCCTAACAACACCTTTTTCCTTATCTACCTCTCCTCCAAGCAATCTCCAGGTATTATCTATTAGCTTAAATATGCGAAGCTCATCGGGATTTAGATAATTTACAGGGTATGAAAGCTCAAGAATTGCAGGGTTGTTTAGGCTTGTATCTGTCCCTGAAAGCTTAATTTCTGTTGCTACCAGAGGCTTTATTCCTGATATTACAGGCTCTACTATTTCTACATAAACCTCATTGACAAATGTTTGTGAGCCAAAAATAACCCTTGTTTTATCCTTCTCAACAACCATCTCCCTATCTGGAAGAATCCCTGCCTTATCCCCTAATGAAAAATCAAAATCATTCTTTTCTTCACCTATTCCAATACTTGTCTTTGCTGAAAGATTTAATGCACCCATCACCTTTACCTCATAGTTTCCTGCCTGGGGGTTCAAAAAGGCATATTCTCCATTGGTATCTGTCTTTGTTTCTGCCTTAAAGCTTTGCTCTTTTAGAACAACAGTAATACCTGGAAGGGGAATTTTATCTAATGTCATAACCCTTCCCTTGATTGACTTTGCTTTAACATCAGAAATGGTTATTGTAGCAAGATTTGCCTTTATCCCAACAGATTCTTTCTTGGAATTTTGAAAGAATAGGTTTTTGCAAGCAATGTTTGATGTGCCAGATGAGCTTCCGTAGAATGTAATGCTACATAGCTTTCCATTTCCCGATATGCCAGAGACATTGCCGCATCT containing:
- a CDS encoding RHS repeat-associated core domain-containing protein, translated to MIKFKLERQMIERIIGYLTEGKRLLIFGLLVFGSLVLFSPFLFSQEHIDLVDTSNGSLNLGYTDLMIPGVEIDLYFARLYNNQSESNGILGWGWHTLWDMNLKYRPPEERKIITMVKGVTTVCSESLPCKLELIGGNGKGLEFRKEGEGFISIYGEDIKITKSDNGFIMIYNDGTKYFFEKPAELEKIPNVSNYQRILKEGGVEITSFSERLEKRGIYKLSMIKDRFENKISFFYDYLNRLIKVQDETTKRGFSFTYTAKDKISRVKDHTGRSVSFKYDYQDNLIEVMDILGRKTSFLYDTEHNIKSIIKEGASLKISYDLNKRVVRLKGPSKEDTSFFYEDIYEDIGEINSGMITTIQDVLGNKIVHCYKPGYYGDNAKRMVITDAEGNKKEIYRNKRKLIEKIIYPNGAYWEYTYDDRGNLTQRSGPEGVVWKYEYEKVYNRLSRIIDPKGGITNLTYDGSSSVKIEYPDKNFTTTIYNSFGKPIKIINTRKKEAEYSYNDYGELTQIKIGSRTATFSYDQVGRLTSFTNPNKVTTDFTYNNANKLTEVKDGLSNLTKYTYDGRGNLVSITDPLNRTIFFEYDASDRLIKITGREGAVLRYSYDKIGNLVSLTDPAGNVFSYSYDKNRRRTQVNNPQGGIIRYGYDPSGNLTKTIDACGNSTEYTYDKLGRLIKVCDENGGESKYTYDKMGNFISLTNANGHSINYTYDSVDRLIEMKNPLGNTIYYTYDVIGNLIEKKDAMGLKISYIYDDFNQMVRAEYPDSSLKMGYDNNGNLIDFSSLGLSGSMTYDNLDRMTTLIYNYGSFTKKLNYSYDSLNNLGTLREEGKGVINYTYDALNRTTSISNEDGKINYSYDSLGRRTKMTYPNGVFCEYSYNALSQITSIVYKKPDNKTISFYNYTYDRNGNVLSMTTPEGRFFYEYDKLNRLIREVTPSGTNTAYTYDKVGNRLSMNGIDYTYDNAERLIKAGITSYVYDNNGNMIKKTSDFSTTTYSYDYGNRLTGVFCLNDNIGSYTYSPLGYRIRKMTGTETITYLWNRKRLLGEYDDSGNLKTSYILGARNEAIGMKRGTATTYFLSDLIGNIIGLIDQNGNQIASLSYEPFGRVRSKRGEIEPSLLFTGAQFDSEIGLYYMKARHYDPEIGRFLQKEPMDYVFLKERIEKFSIENRVVNGRAFGFYNRNYYDYVGNNPLLFIDPDGLARILGGGEAGWNVGGGLAGQTDIGYDFSGEGGFVEPSIYANVGIPQAGVCVNGGIDELFGKNDATLNLGVAALLKVDFAIPLTHVNIFGIPIPIPNGIRVGAGLGVSATIVHADVDIPIQSTTISQRTVEGIVEGIATGNIIQECQSWTFEQRYENADRIRTEPGSSVFDRIAARNRMINLLCR
- a CDS encoding YgiT-type zinc finger protein; translation: MNNLKCPECKRDVIVGRVEMDYYLDKIRVVVKNVPARVCSGCGREFIEGVIAENLDRLVDRVVEDVNSFSKKLPILQDKMREIAIGV
- a CDS encoding nucleotidyltransferase domain-containing protein; amino-acid sequence: MACGTDSKIIMKTIIKYLDLLQQNNISFEQVYLYGSYAKGNSKEDSDIDLAIVAKEWLPDIFEAQFRLMKLGRRIDTRIEPHPIRKSDFDKTNPYAGEILRTGKRIKRQNKITNKED
- a CDS encoding HEPN domain-containing protein, producing MTKKELIEYWVGSSDADFKTMENLLKSEDYSWALFIGHLVIEKLLKAYYVKTVSDNPPLIHHLLRLAEKTDLSLNEEQKDDLLLITTFNINVRYPDYKLEFYKKCTKKYAETNISKIRRLHLWLVEQILK
- a CDS encoding PaREP1 family protein, whose protein sequence is MSKFESIVEEAQEILLFAFDELKEAKKEQDEMTARQAAEKGYLALVKAFNALFVKKGKKIEELPLSERGRRFFIHKLAGRKEEKFYDSMRHSLHIDGFHEGIIMFDSLEDDLNDIERFILGLENGNEGV